GCCTTCGATGATCGGGTAGTCGTCGGCCGTTCGTCGATGCGTATCGACGGCGTTGACCTCGCGGAGCGGTCTCGAGACGTCACCGGCGGCCGGTTCGACGACGTACAATGGCAGTGAGGAAGACGCTGAGGACGAGGACAACGGCGGCGAACACGGGTTGAAAACGGAACCCGGATCCGTCGGTCCGGTCGGTAGTCGTGTTCGAGTCGTTGGCCATCGTCGACTCGACGCCGCCGCGAGCCTCGACGAGCGCGTCGGCGGTGGCTTTGGCTTCGACGATACCGTGCCCGTACCGGCTATCGATCGTCGTACCATCGGTCTCGTCGACTGTGGTGTTACTGTCGGGGACGTAGCCCTCCGGCACACGAGCCGTCTCGGTAAGCGCGAGCTCGATCTCCTCGGGTGTCGCATCGGGTTCGATGGACAGGAGAAGCGCGACCGTACCAGAGACGTGCGGCGTGGCCATCGAGGTTCCCGGCATCGCCATGTACCCGCCCGGAACGGCGCTGACGACTGCGACACCGGGTGCGACGACGTCGGGGACGATGTACGATTGCGGTGCGTTCCAGTCGTCCGGTGCCCCGACCCACTCCGGCTGGTCGAGCCGCTGTCCCCCGGAGAACGAGGGAACGGCCCCGTTTTCGTCGACCGCGCCGACGCTGATCGTCTCGTAGACGTTCCCGGGAGAACCGGAGGTTTCCGGACCCTCGTTACCGATCGCCCCGACGACGATTGCGCCGCTCTGCTGTGCGTTTCGAACCGGGTCAATGAACGGTGCGAGTGTTCCGGGTGCACCGAGGCTCATGCTGATCACGTCGGCATCCTCCTGAACAGCCCACTCCATGCCGGCGACGACTTGGGCGAACGATCCGCTCGTATCGCTCAAGACGAGTCCGTGGAGCAGCTCCGCTTCGGGCGCGACTCCGATCGCGGTGCCGGTCGTCGCCCCGCCCGCGACCGTCCCGCTGACGTGCGTCCCGTGAGAGCCCGTATCGTGAGGCGTCGATCCCGCGACGCGGCCGCCGGTCGCATCGAACTCCGCCCAGCCGCCGGGATAGGTCGGGTCCGACGGATCGTCGGTCGCCAGCTCGATGTCCGGATGGCTCGCGTCGACGCCAGTGTCGAGCACTGCGACGCGGACGCCTTCACCCTGCGTATCGTAGGCGTCCCAGACGGCGGGCGCGTTCACCTGGGCGAGTCCCCTCGTCGTTCGGCGGGCGTTTGCTGCCGGAGCGGCTGACCCCGATGCCGTCGCGTTGACGCGGGCCGGCGGTTCGGGAACGGACACTGCGAAGTTCTCGTGGACGGCCTCGACCGCGCCGAACCGCTCGAAGACATTGTACTCGACGGCGTCCGTATCGACTTCGATCAGGACGGCGTTGGTCAACCAGAACGTCTCCTCGGCCTGCAATCCCTCTCTCCCCCGTACGTACTCGAGCAGCGAGTCCTGCGTCGAGTCGGCGTGATCCTCGAGTCGGCGCTCCGTCGCGGCCTCGCTCGCCGTCTCGGGGACGGTCGCTTCCGCGAGCCGAACGACGACCTCGACGGTCGTCCCGTTGGTGGGGAGATCGTCGTCGATGACGATCGAATCGTCAGCGGGTTCGGGAGCAGCGTCAGTAGAGACGGTCGCTCCGAGTGCGACCGGACTGAAAACGGATGCGACCACCAGACAGGCGACGACGGCGAAGACGGAGAAGAGTACCGTACTGGAGCGACCGGTGCCCATGATACCGGTACTGAGGAGTCACCGAACAAAGAGATTCTGGAGTGCGAACCGATCGAGTACCGCTGCTCCGAGACGAGTCGTGGCTCTAGCGAGGCAGACGTTCGATAAATCTAGACCCGACGTCGGTCAGCAGTCCCGATCGGCTCACTGTCCCGCCCAGACCAGCGCATAGATGAACGTAAACAGGAAGTAAACCAGAAATACCGAGATAGCCGCCTTGAAGTGGAACGTGAAGAGGTCGTACTCTTCGTCGTCGCGTTCGTCCTCGAACGCGTCTCGTTCGGCCTCCGAACACTCCTCGGCGTGGTCGACGCCGATGTGAAACGTGGCGTATCGCTCGGCTCGGAACGGCCGGCCACAGTACGGACAGGTCGCGCCGGGCGCTTCGTCCGCGGGCACCTGATACTCTCGCTCGAGCGCTCGTTCAGTCGCCATTCGGTCGGTCGTTGTGGCGGCGCGAGGAAGTGTTTGCCGGTTCAGTACCTCGCGGGCGGGGCGGAAATCGGTCGTCCGGACCCGTCGGACTGACGAGGACTGGGCGACTGAAGTCTCAACCCGGAACGTACGGCGGACTCATCGTCCCTTGCGAGACGAGATAGAGGCTCACCATCGTGAAAAAGATCATGACGACGATGAGCGGGTACTGACTCCTGATCGCCTGTAGCTTGCCGGGAAACAGATCGAAGGAGACGGTGTGTGCGACCCACACCGCGAGGACGTGGCCCAGCAGGATGGCGGCGATCTCGACGTAGCCGAACCAGCCCGGCAAGGCGTATCGAGTCGGATTCGGCGGCGGGTTCAGCGGCATCGCCAGGCTATCGATCAGTGACGGCCATAGCGAGAGTCCGAACCCGAGATAGTGTGCCAGGTGGTAGCCGGCCGCGATGGCGAGCAGCGGTGCGGCGAGTCTGAGCCCAAGGTACTGCCGCGAGAGGTAGGTCTCGGCTCGCTCGCGGGTGCGATCGATGGCGACCCAGTAGACCTTCCAGAACAGGCCGAAGCCGCCGACGAGCAGCCCCAGATAAACGAGCGCTGGCGGCACCCCGATTCCGACCAGCGCTTCGATCGTTCGGACGCCGATCGGCGTGACGATGAACCCGCTGTAGGTCAGCTCCCAGACCAGTGCGAGCACGAAGGCCACGAGGGAGTTGTCAGTGACGAGATCGGCCTCGCTCAACCGCGACCCCGGGAACCGCAGCTCGAACCCGTCTTCGGTCCGCTGAATCGGTGCGACGGCACCGTAGAGCCGGAACCACAGCGAAAGGGGATCACCACGACGGAACCAGACCTCGGGCGAATACACGACCGCGCTCGAGATCGTGAACACCGAGTACAGCGCGAGCACTGCCACCAGCGCCCGCGGCGACGAGGTCAGGGGGGCGATGACCTCGAGCCAGACGAACGTCAACAGCGCGACAACGGCGGGCCAGGAACCGAAGGCCGGCGGGTAGCGTTCGTAGCCGTTCGGCAGCGCCGATGCGATCCGCCGCCAGGGGTTGAGCGCCGGCCACGGGTTCCCGACGGTGTACGCCGCGATCGTCAACAACGACCGACCGCCGACGAACGTCAGCAGGACCGTCGCACTGACCAGTCCGATGTTGGGTCCGAAAACGCCAGCGATGAAGAGCACCGCGAGCCCGAGAACGCCCATTACGCCGAGGAAGAGCGAGCCGGCGGACAGCAATCGGTCGAGGGGAGTCTCGAGCGCGCGGTCGTGGTAGGAGCCGATCACGTCCCGGTCGGTCACCAGCATCGTCAGCAGCGCCGAGGCTCCGACGGCACCGCCGCCCGTCGCGAGATAGAGCCACGTCGGGACGCTCACGTCGGTGCCACCGGTGAGGCCGGCGGCGACGTTACTCGCGGCGACGATGCTCACACTCGCCCCGAGAACCGCTACTGCGAGGGCCACTACGATACCGGTCCGGCGAGCGAAAGCCGACCGTTCACTCATTGCCGGAGATTCGGACTCGTGATCCATCTACGTGTCGCTTCGACGGCACCCTGTCGCGGAACGATCGCATGAGGAAGGTATAAGTATCCGTCACCCACATTCCCCACTAATGGCGAGCATTCGGACCTACGCCCTCATTTACGTGGCACTGATGGTGCTAGCGACGGGGAAGTTCGTCTTCTTCCACTTCCCGGAAATTTTCAGCTACCAGCTGGCAGTCGGCGGGACGATGATTCTCGCGGCGATCAAGGTATCCCTGATCGCTGGCTACTTCCAGCACCTGAAAGACGAGCCCCGGTCGATCACCTACCTGATGCTCACCGCGGCGTTCATGGTGTTCCTGCTCACCCTCGCAGCAGGATACTCGATCCAGTAAGCCGTTCTGCCGTTTTCCGATTTCGCACGGAGGTCGATCCGTTTCTCCGCTGTTTTCCTCGATGTTCCGCAGGCCAATAGGAGTTCGAGCAGCCCCCACCGTGGGGTTCGTACTCCCTGTGTCCGTCCTCGAACACGATTGTCGGTGGCCGTTCGGTGTTCAGTACGATGCTGTGGATCCGTGCCGCCATAGCACGTTGCCGATCCTTCCGTGAGCCTCGAGAGCGTCGAAGAGTAGCGTTGACAGCGATCGGTCCGGCCTCGACCGTCATCTCTCCCACCGGTTTCGGGGTGCGTCACGAGCGGACACACCTAGCCGTCACTGGAAAAGGGGAGTATCCAAACGAACACGCACGGACCGGCGGGACGCGATCCGGAAGCGGCGGATCGATGGAGAACCGACAGTCCGAGTGTGGCGATCGTGTGGTTGCCAGCACGACTTGCGATCGGAGTAACGAATTCCCGGACCGAATCATCGCGACGACTGGTCGAGGACGCCGAGAACCGCGGCTGGTCGACGATTGGTCGGGCGCGTCGCTGACGGATGAGTACGCACCGTCGGAAAACAGCAAGAAACGGGAGTGGTCGATGGAGTCGAAGAACGGGAAGCGATAGCGACCGTCGCTATTCCTTGCCGAACATATCGCGCATCATCGGATGCATCTCCATCATCTGCTCCTCGGCGATCTCCTCGTAGAGCTTGTACGTGATGGAGACGGCCAGCAGCAGGCCGGTTCCGCTCACACCGCCGATGGTACCGAGCATGTTGGCCCAGACGGCCAGCAGGCCGACCAGCGCGCCGCCGATGACGGTCACTTGCGGGATGTACCGTTCCATGACCTTCTCGATGACGCCGACGTTCTGTCGGAAGCCGGGAATCTGCATCCCGGAGTTCTGGATCTGCTTCGCCGTCGATTCCGGACCCATGTCCGTCGTCTCGACCCAGAAGATGGCGAAGATCGCACCGCCGATCACCATGAAGGTGAGGTCGATACTGATCCGGATCAACACCTGCCACCACTCCTGGGACACGCTCGCCGTCCACCACATCCAATCCTGGGGTGAGTAAATCGGAGCCACGTAGTAGAAGAACCCGCTACTGGGCTGGCCCTGACTCGTGTAGGTACCGAGCCAGCCGGGCATGCTGGCCCACTGGCTGTTCAGGATCTGCCCCAGGAACTGGACGTTCGCCTGCACTGCGCGAACGAGGATCATCGGCAGGACGCTCGCGTAGATGAGCTTCACGGGGAAGCGACCGCGAGCACCCTTGACCCTGGCGTGGCTCAACGGAATCTCCACGCGGACCGATTCCGCATAGACGACGATCCCGAAGATCAGGATCGTCGTCAGCAGGGCGATGACGTGACCCTCACCGATCAGGAGCGTCTGGAGACCGGCACCCGAGGCGATCGACCCGACGTCGACCTGTCCCGTCAGGATGCGGTACCAGTCGAAGAAGAACCCGCCCT
This portion of the Natrinema salinisoli genome encodes:
- a CDS encoding S8 family serine peptidase encodes the protein MGTGRSSTVLFSVFAVVACLVVASVFSPVALGATVSTDAAPEPADDSIVIDDDLPTNGTTVEVVVRLAEATVPETASEAATERRLEDHADSTQDSLLEYVRGREGLQAEETFWLTNAVLIEVDTDAVEYNVFERFGAVEAVHENFAVSVPEPPARVNATASGSAAPAANARRTTRGLAQVNAPAVWDAYDTQGEGVRVAVLDTGVDASHPDIELATDDPSDPTYPGGWAEFDATGGRVAGSTPHDTGSHGTHVSGTVAGGATTGTAIGVAPEAELLHGLVLSDTSGSFAQVVAGMEWAVQEDADVISMSLGAPGTLAPFIDPVRNAQQSGAIVVGAIGNEGPETSGSPGNVYETISVGAVDENGAVPSFSGGQRLDQPEWVGAPDDWNAPQSYIVPDVVAPGVAVVSAVPGGYMAMPGTSMATPHVSGTVALLLSIEPDATPEEIELALTETARVPEGYVPDSNTTVDETDGTTIDSRYGHGIVEAKATADALVEARGGVESTMANDSNTTTDRTDGSGFRFQPVFAAVVLVLSVFLTAIVRRRTGRR
- a CDS encoding DUF7410 domain-containing protein, producing the protein MATERALEREYQVPADEAPGATCPYCGRPFRAERYATFHIGVDHAEECSEAERDAFEDERDDEEYDLFTFHFKAAISVFLVYFLFTFIYALVWAGQ
- a CDS encoding cytochrome C oxidase subunit IV family protein; the encoded protein is MASIRTYALIYVALMVLATGKFVFFHFPEIFSYQLAVGGTMILAAIKVSLIAGYFQHLKDEPRSITYLMLTAAFMVFLLTLAAGYSIQ
- the secY gene encoding preprotein translocase subunit SecY; this encodes MGWKEAAEPVLTRMPAVRRPEGHVPFKRKLMWTAGILMLYFFLTNISLFGVEAGQANDLFGQFRAILAGSQGSILQVGIGPIVTASIVLQLLGGANLLGLDTDDPRDQVLYQGLQKLLVVLMTILTGLPMVFAGGFLPAQQSLQLGGFTLGQTQIQSLMFVQVFIGGILILYMDEVVSKWGVGSGIGLFIIAGVSQRLVTGFIQPAQGGFFFDWYRILTGQVDVGSIASGAGLQTLLIGEGHVIALLTTILIFGIVVYAESVRVEIPLSHARVKGARGRFPVKLIYASVLPMILVRAVQANVQFLGQILNSQWASMPGWLGTYTSQGQPSSGFFYYVAPIYSPQDWMWWTASVSQEWWQVLIRISIDLTFMVIGGAIFAIFWVETTDMGPESTAKQIQNSGMQIPGFRQNVGVIEKVMERYIPQVTVIGGALVGLLAVWANMLGTIGGVSGTGLLLAVSITYKLYEEIAEEQMMEMHPMMRDMFGKE